One stretch of Streptomyces sp. NBC_01363 DNA includes these proteins:
- a CDS encoding RICIN domain-containing protein, with protein sequence MAVFTAALVARHSNKLVSVTASGTEDGAEVVQWTDKNKPNQHWNLVATTGGYYNVIAVHSGKALSVTASDTEDGGTVVQWTNKGKPNQEWKLVQKDDGYFSLEARHSGKLLSVIGEDTADGAKLVQWTDKDKPNQQFRLG encoded by the coding sequence ATGGCCGTGTTCACTGCCGCTCTGGTAGCCCGTCACAGCAACAAGCTCGTGTCCGTCACCGCCTCGGGGACCGAGGACGGAGCTGAGGTCGTCCAGTGGACGGACAAGAACAAGCCCAACCAGCACTGGAACCTGGTGGCGACGACGGGTGGCTACTACAACGTCATCGCCGTGCACAGTGGCAAGGCCCTGTCCGTCACTGCTTCGGATACCGAGGACGGTGGGACAGTCGTGCAGTGGACGAACAAGGGCAAGCCCAACCAGGAGTGGAAGCTCGTCCAGAAGGACGACGGGTACTTCTCCCTGGAGGCACGCCACAGCGGCAAGCTTCTGTCCGTCATCGGTGAGGACACTGCGGACGGCGCCAAGCTCGTCCAGTGGACCGACAAGGACAAGCCCAACCAGCAGTTCCGCCTCGGCTGA
- a CDS encoding integrase — MRVTMTSAVARTGRTNEDFTSALPTAAVLVDGAGIPGTASVCRHGVAWYANRLGGGLLVLLSLARNRSLPELLAEAIERVTNDHRDTCDVAAPISPSAAVAVLRLSDGLVEYLVLGDSTLVLDRADGAPLVVSDPREVVISRPYASALEATTEGSDAHHRVLRELRANRNQPGGFWVAKDDPRAADEAITGSCPVSELAGATLLSNGASRIVDRFRLADWPTVIALLASSGPAEIIRRVRQAEARHAVAADDATIAHCTGLGET, encoded by the coding sequence ATGCGGGTGACGATGACGAGTGCTGTGGCGCGGACCGGCCGCACGAATGAGGACTTCACCAGCGCCCTGCCGACGGCAGCGGTGCTGGTCGACGGTGCCGGCATCCCCGGCACCGCATCGGTCTGTCGGCATGGCGTGGCCTGGTACGCCAACCGCCTGGGAGGCGGCCTCCTCGTCCTTCTGTCCCTCGCACGGAACCGCAGCCTCCCGGAGCTGCTGGCCGAGGCCATCGAGCGGGTGACAAACGATCACCGGGACACCTGCGACGTAGCCGCCCCGATCAGCCCGTCGGCAGCCGTAGCCGTCCTGCGCCTGTCCGACGGCCTCGTCGAGTATCTGGTGCTCGGTGATTCGACCTTGGTGCTCGACCGGGCGGACGGCGCGCCGCTCGTCGTCTCCGATCCCCGGGAAGTGGTCATCAGCCGCCCCTACGCGTCCGCGCTCGAAGCCACTACCGAGGGGAGCGACGCGCACCACCGCGTCCTCCGAGAGCTACGGGCCAACCGGAACCAGCCGGGCGGCTTCTGGGTGGCCAAGGACGACCCCCGGGCGGCGGACGAAGCGATCACCGGGAGCTGTCCGGTCTCCGAGCTGGCCGGTGCCACTCTGCTCAGCAACGGGGCCAGCCGCATCGTGGACCGGTTCCGGCTCGCCGACTGGCCGACGGTCATCGCCCTCCTGGCATCGAGCGGACCCGCCGAAATCATCCGCCGTGTCCGGCAGGCGGAGGCCCGCCACGCGGTGGCGGCGGACGATGCGACGATCGCGCACTGCACTGGCCTCGGCGAGACTTGA
- a CDS encoding class I SAM-dependent methyltransferase — MHTQTPNAVPEPTPTLLERLPVLRRGLDRLERKPTAFGLVMWAFGLAKPVFLDHVVTPEPRAELGPVRELLERNRECYAEHLTGFLEYADQLAGIPLKGVEKASAAYWGNTWLPPLDALSLYGFLASERPARYLEVGSGNSTKFARRAIRDLGLNTRITSIDPEPRAHIDHLCDEVIRVPLQDAELGVFAELEPGDILFVDGSHRLQMGSDVMVFFFELLPRLKPGVLIQVHDIMLPADYPESWRWRLYSEQYLLAALLTAAPERFDVQLPNAFIHAAPELRKILDPLWRRLGVTRHFHPGSFWWRHAG; from the coding sequence TTGCACACGCAGACTCCGAATGCCGTGCCCGAACCCACTCCCACCCTGCTGGAGCGGCTCCCCGTTTTACGCCGTGGACTCGACCGGCTGGAGCGCAAGCCCACCGCGTTCGGCCTGGTCATGTGGGCTTTTGGCCTGGCCAAGCCGGTGTTTTTGGACCATGTGGTGACACCCGAGCCGCGCGCCGAACTCGGCCCCGTGCGCGAGCTCCTGGAGAGGAACCGGGAGTGTTACGCCGAACACCTCACCGGCTTCCTGGAGTACGCCGACCAGCTGGCCGGGATCCCCTTGAAAGGGGTGGAGAAGGCGTCCGCCGCCTACTGGGGCAACACCTGGCTGCCCCCGCTGGACGCGCTCTCGCTCTACGGCTTCCTCGCCTCCGAGAGGCCGGCCCGCTATCTCGAAGTCGGCTCCGGGAACTCCACCAAGTTCGCCCGCCGGGCCATCCGGGACCTCGGCCTGAACACCCGCATCACGTCCATCGACCCGGAGCCCCGGGCCCATATCGACCACCTCTGCGACGAGGTGATCCGTGTCCCGCTCCAGGACGCCGAACTCGGCGTCTTCGCCGAACTGGAGCCGGGCGACATCCTCTTCGTCGACGGCTCGCACCGGCTCCAGATGGGCTCCGACGTCATGGTCTTCTTCTTCGAGCTGCTGCCCCGCCTCAAGCCGGGGGTGCTCATCCAGGTCCACGACATCATGCTTCCGGCGGACTATCCGGAGTCCTGGCGCTGGCGCCTCTACTCGGAGCAGTACCTCCTGGCCGCGCTGCTCACCGCCGCGCCGGAGCGCTTCGACGTCCAGTTGCCGAACGCCTTCATCCACGCCGCCCCGGAACTGCGGAAGATCCTTGACCCGCTCTGGCGCCGGCTCGGCGTGACCAGGCACTTCCACCCGGGCTCCTTCTGGTGGCGGCACGCGGGCTGA
- a CDS encoding peptidase inhibitor family I36 protein: protein MTTSFQRPSSLARVAASAAAAVVIVLFPGTTTADAAAHHLPPGVVELQDSEPCPPATLCLYRDYNNRGPAYGIGAGHHVDLRDLPMSGGVNGPTAADEVSSWVNNTNHLAVLIDTDEETIRPLFPQQSLQEPPQTNDTVDIVRWV, encoded by the coding sequence ATGACGACCAGCTTCCAGCGACCCAGCAGTCTGGCCCGCGTGGCCGCCTCGGCAGCCGCAGCCGTGGTCATCGTGCTGTTCCCCGGCACCACCACTGCCGACGCCGCTGCCCACCACCTGCCGCCCGGCGTGGTCGAGCTCCAGGACAGCGAGCCGTGCCCGCCCGCCACCCTGTGCCTGTACCGCGACTACAACAATCGAGGCCCGGCCTACGGCATCGGCGCCGGCCACCACGTCGACCTGCGCGACCTGCCCATGAGCGGCGGCGTCAACGGCCCCACCGCGGCCGACGAAGTCTCCTCGTGGGTGAACAACACCAACCACCTCGCCGTGCTCATCGACACGGACGAGGAGACAATCCGCCCGCTGTTCCCGCAGCAGTCCCTCCAGGAGCCCCCGCAGACGAACGACACGGTCGACATCGTCCGCTGGGTGTAA
- a CDS encoding YrdB family protein, whose translation MTSEDHSIPASPAGRPWFMVNEVVAFVVELAALAALGWWGFATGDGVASRLLLGIGAPAVAAVVWGLFAAPRARFRPPLVGVLLVKAVVLGCGVYAVHAVGHPGAAVFFGAVVVVNTGLAETFRRRVAATA comes from the coding sequence ATGACGAGCGAAGACCACAGCATTCCCGCCTCCCCGGCCGGGCGGCCCTGGTTCATGGTCAATGAAGTCGTGGCGTTCGTCGTCGAGTTGGCGGCGCTGGCCGCTCTGGGCTGGTGGGGTTTCGCCACCGGGGACGGGGTGGCTTCCCGGCTGCTGCTCGGGATCGGGGCGCCCGCGGTCGCCGCCGTGGTCTGGGGCCTGTTCGCCGCCCCTCGCGCCCGCTTCCGGCCACCGCTCGTGGGAGTTCTGCTGGTCAAGGCGGTGGTGCTCGGCTGTGGTGTGTACGCGGTCCACGCGGTGGGGCATCCGGGGGCGGCAGTGTTCTTCGGGGCGGTGGTGGTCGTGAACACGGGGCTGGCGGAGACCTTTCGGCGCCGCGTCGCGGCGACTGCCTGA
- the gdhA gene encoding NADP-specific glutamate dehydrogenase: protein MQATPDSVTPHATESRVIEPLYAEILRRNQGEKEFHQAVREVLETLGPVLAKRPEFVDARIVERVCEPERQLIFRVPWSDDSGDIHVNRGFRVEFSSSLGPYKGGLRFHPSVNLGIVKFLGFEQIFKNALTGMPIGGGKGGADFDPKGRSDAEIMRFCQSFMTELHRHLGEYTDVPAGDIGVGGREIGYLFGQYKRITNRYESGVLTGKGLGWGGAQARTEATGYGCVMFTAEMLRSRGESLDGQRIVVSGSGNVAIYAIEKAQQLGATVVTCSDSNGYVVDEKGIDLALLKEIKEAGRGRVSEYAERRGEHVKYVSGTGVWNVPCDVALPCATQNELHEADALALVRHGVKAVAEGANMPTTPEAVRVLQEAGVAFAPGKAANAGGVATSALEMQQNASRDSWTFAHTEERLAEIMRHIHDSCYTTAERYGSPGNYVVGANIAGFELVADAMLAQGLI from the coding sequence ATGCAGGCCACCCCTGATTCCGTAACCCCGCACGCCACCGAGAGCCGCGTCATCGAGCCGCTGTACGCCGAGATTCTCCGGCGCAACCAGGGCGAGAAGGAATTCCACCAGGCGGTACGGGAGGTCCTGGAGACCCTCGGCCCGGTCCTCGCGAAGCGGCCGGAGTTCGTGGACGCCCGGATCGTCGAGCGTGTGTGCGAGCCGGAGCGCCAGCTCATCTTCCGGGTGCCGTGGTCGGACGACTCCGGCGACATCCACGTGAACCGCGGCTTCCGGGTCGAGTTCAGCAGCTCGCTCGGACCGTACAAGGGCGGGCTGCGCTTCCACCCCTCGGTCAACCTCGGCATCGTGAAGTTCCTCGGCTTCGAGCAGATCTTCAAGAACGCGCTCACCGGCATGCCCATCGGCGGCGGCAAGGGCGGCGCGGACTTCGACCCCAAGGGCCGCTCGGACGCCGAGATCATGCGGTTCTGCCAGTCGTTCATGACCGAACTCCACCGCCACCTCGGCGAGTACACCGACGTCCCCGCCGGTGACATCGGCGTCGGCGGCCGGGAGATCGGCTACCTGTTCGGCCAGTACAAGCGGATCACCAACCGCTACGAGTCCGGCGTACTCACCGGAAAGGGCCTCGGCTGGGGCGGGGCCCAGGCACGCACCGAGGCGACCGGCTACGGCTGTGTCATGTTCACCGCCGAGATGCTCCGCAGCCGGGGCGAGTCGCTCGACGGCCAGCGCATCGTCGTCTCGGGCTCGGGCAATGTCGCGATCTACGCGATCGAGAAGGCCCAGCAGCTCGGCGCGACCGTGGTGACCTGTTCCGACTCCAACGGCTACGTCGTGGACGAGAAGGGCATCGATCTCGCCCTTCTCAAGGAGATCAAGGAGGCCGGCCGCGGCCGCGTCTCCGAGTACGCCGAACGCCGCGGCGAGCACGTCAAGTACGTCTCCGGCACCGGCGTCTGGAACGTTCCCTGCGACGTGGCCCTGCCCTGCGCCACCCAGAACGAACTCCACGAGGCCGACGCCCTGGCCCTGGTGCGCCACGGTGTGAAGGCGGTCGCCGAGGGCGCCAACATGCCCACCACCCCCGAGGCCGTACGCGTCCTCCAGGAGGCGGGCGTCGCCTTCGCCCCCGGCAAGGCGGCCAACGCGGGCGGCGTGGCCACCAGCGCCCTGGAGATGCAGCAGAACGCCTCCCGCGACTCCTGGACCTTCGCCCACACCGAGGAGCGCCTCGCGGAGATCATGCGCCACATCCACGACTCCTGCTACACCACGGCGGAGCGCTACGGCAGCCCCGGCAACTACGTGGTCGGCGCCAACATCGCCGGCTTCGAACTCGTCGCGGACGCGATGCTGGCACAGGGCCTGATCTGA
- a CDS encoding RDD family protein — MTIPRGEGRTRNLSGPPLPTARAALPPAPGYHAEPRAARVPPRAGDMRRYLAVGLDCYLCLVAAGLLVRPYVDTAGVTEAVGLLLGPALAFSFLNHVVLTAFTGAGAGKLIMGIRVVRLPDAGRPGPWLLLRRWLYGLCWLPLQPWYGLRSLLSGPGVLPRSTLWNGGNGELHADPLGLRQVRRGDLTAHRAAPDARH, encoded by the coding sequence ATGACAATTCCACGGGGTGAGGGTCGTACCCGGAACCTCTCCGGACCACCTCTGCCGACGGCTCGCGCGGCCCTCCCGCCCGCGCCCGGGTACCACGCCGAACCGCGTGCGGCGCGCGTACCGCCACGTGCGGGCGACATGCGCCGCTATCTCGCCGTCGGCCTCGACTGCTACCTCTGCCTGGTGGCCGCCGGCTTACTGGTCCGGCCGTACGTGGACACGGCCGGGGTCACCGAGGCGGTCGGCCTGTTGCTCGGCCCGGCGCTCGCCTTCTCGTTCCTCAACCATGTGGTGCTCACCGCGTTCACCGGGGCGGGCGCGGGCAAGCTGATCATGGGGATACGGGTGGTCAGACTGCCCGACGCCGGGCGCCCGGGGCCCTGGCTGCTGCTGCGGCGCTGGCTGTACGGGCTGTGCTGGCTGCCGCTGCAGCCCTGGTACGGGCTGCGCTCACTCCTCTCGGGCCCCGGTGTCCTGCCCCGCAGCACGCTCTGGAACGGCGGGAACGGCGAGCTGCACGCCGATCCGCTGGGCCTGCGCCAGGTCCGCCGCGGCGACCTCACCGCCCACCGGGCCGCGCCGGACGCCCGCCACTGA
- a CDS encoding Ig-like domain-containing protein, translating to MEKRVMTDSKRRRGLMAASALLGGVLVLTACNDGGDKSGADSSKKSQAAEVDKAAAQDASEAQIAISPKNGVTNASINNDAKVTVAKGTLSQVTMTTSAGATVKGTLSADGKSWKPDVQLERSTTYKIAATAKDSKGREAHENSSFTTVSPANSFIGNFTPEDGSTVGVGMPVSINFNKAITDKKAVQAGITVTSSSGQQVVGHWFNSQRLDLRPENYWQGGSTVTLKLALDGVEGADGVFGVQQKTVTFKVGRNQVSTVDANTKMMTVTQDGKTIKTIPISAGSSTNPTYNGQMVISEKFKETRMNGDTVGFGGEYDIKDVPHAMRLSTSGTFIHGNYWGSRSIFGGANTSHGCVGLADVKGASDANQPAAWFYNNSMVGDVVIVKNSPDRTITPDNGLNGWNMSWAEWTAGSQA from the coding sequence ATGGAGAAGCGTGTGATGACGGACAGCAAGCGGCGCAGGGGCCTGATGGCCGCGTCCGCACTGCTCGGCGGCGTTCTGGTGCTCACTGCCTGCAACGACGGCGGGGACAAGAGCGGCGCCGACAGCTCGAAGAAGTCGCAGGCGGCCGAGGTCGACAAGGCGGCGGCCCAGGACGCCTCGGAAGCGCAGATAGCGATCTCGCCGAAGAACGGCGTGACCAACGCGAGCATCAACAACGACGCCAAGGTCACCGTCGCCAAGGGCACGCTGTCCCAGGTCACCATGACCACCTCGGCCGGAGCCACCGTCAAGGGCACGCTCTCCGCCGACGGCAAGAGCTGGAAGCCGGACGTCCAGCTGGAGCGCTCGACCACGTACAAGATCGCCGCGACGGCGAAGGACTCCAAGGGCCGCGAGGCGCACGAGAACTCCTCCTTCACCACCGTCTCGCCCGCCAACAGCTTCATCGGGAACTTCACCCCCGAGGACGGCTCCACGGTCGGCGTCGGCATGCCGGTCTCGATCAACTTCAACAAGGCGATCACGGACAAGAAGGCCGTCCAGGCCGGCATCACCGTGACGTCCAGCAGCGGTCAGCAGGTCGTCGGCCACTGGTTCAACTCGCAGCGTCTCGACCTGCGCCCCGAGAACTACTGGCAGGGCGGCTCCACCGTCACGCTGAAGCTGGCGCTGGACGGCGTCGAGGGCGCGGACGGCGTCTTCGGCGTGCAGCAGAAGACGGTCACCTTCAAGGTCGGCCGCAACCAGGTCTCGACGGTCGACGCCAACACGAAGATGATGACCGTCACCCAGGACGGCAAGACGATCAAGACCATCCCGATCTCCGCCGGCTCCTCCACCAACCCCACGTACAACGGGCAGATGGTGATCTCCGAGAAGTTCAAGGAGACCCGGATGAACGGTGACACCGTCGGCTTCGGCGGCGAGTACGACATCAAGGACGTGCCGCACGCCATGCGGCTGTCCACCTCGGGCACCTTCATCCACGGCAACTACTGGGGCTCGCGGTCGATCTTCGGCGGCGCCAACACCAGCCACGGCTGCGTCGGCCTCGCCGATGTGAAGGGCGCGAGCGACGCAAACCAGCCCGCCGCCTGGTTCTACAACAACTCCATGGTCGGCGACGTGGTCATCGTCAAGAACTCCCCGGACCGGACCATCACCCCCGACAACGGCCTCAACGGCTGGAACATGAGCTGGGCGGAGTGGACGGCGGGCTCCCAGGCCTGA
- the hutH gene encoding histidine ammonia-lyase, with amino-acid sequence MDMHTVVVGTSGTTAQDVIAVARGNARVELSAAAVDALAAARTIVDALAAKPEPVYGVSTGFGALASRHISQDLRAQLQRNIVRSHAAGMGPRVEREVVRALMFLRLKTVASGHTGVRPEVAQTMADVLNAGITPVVHEYGSLGCSGDLAPLSHCALALMGEGDAEGPDGTVRPAGELLAAHGIAPVELREKEGLALLNGTDGMLGMLVMALADLKNLYTSADITAALSLEALLGTDKVLAPELHAIRPHPGQGVSADNMLRVLAGSGLTGHHQDDAPRVQDAYSVRCAPQVNGAGRDTLDYAGIVAGRELASAVDNPVVLPDGRVESNGNFHGAPVAYVLDFLAIVAADLGSITERRTDRLLDKNRSHGLPPFLADDAGVDSGLMIAQYTQAALVSEMKRLAVPASADSIPSSAMQEDHVSMGWSAARKLRTAVDNLARIVAVELYAATRAIELRAAQGLAPAPASQAAIEALRAAGVQGPGPDRFLSPDLAAADAFVRAGKLVAAVEPVTGLLA; translated from the coding sequence ATGGATATGCATACAGTCGTGGTGGGGACGTCCGGTACCACCGCTCAGGACGTCATCGCCGTGGCCCGCGGCAACGCCCGTGTCGAGCTCTCCGCAGCCGCCGTCGACGCGCTCGCCGCCGCCCGCACGATCGTGGACGCGCTGGCCGCCAAGCCCGAGCCGGTCTACGGCGTCTCCACCGGATTCGGGGCGCTGGCCAGCCGGCACATCAGCCAGGATCTCCGCGCACAGCTCCAGCGCAACATCGTCCGCTCGCACGCCGCCGGCATGGGGCCGCGCGTCGAGCGCGAGGTCGTCCGCGCGCTGATGTTCCTGCGGCTGAAGACGGTCGCCTCCGGGCACACCGGCGTACGCCCCGAGGTCGCGCAGACCATGGCCGACGTCCTCAACGCGGGCATCACGCCCGTCGTCCACGAGTACGGCTCGCTCGGCTGCTCCGGCGACCTGGCCCCGCTCTCCCACTGCGCCCTGGCGCTGATGGGCGAGGGCGACGCGGAGGGCCCCGACGGCACCGTGCGCCCCGCCGGTGAGCTGCTCGCCGCCCACGGCATCGCCCCGGTCGAGCTGCGCGAGAAGGAGGGCCTCGCCCTCCTCAACGGCACCGACGGCATGCTCGGCATGCTCGTGATGGCCCTGGCCGACCTGAAGAACCTCTACACCTCCGCCGACATCACCGCCGCCCTCTCCCTGGAGGCGCTGCTCGGCACGGACAAGGTGCTCGCCCCGGAGCTGCACGCCATCCGCCCGCACCCCGGCCAGGGCGTCAGCGCCGACAACATGCTCCGGGTCCTCGCCGGATCGGGCCTCACGGGCCACCACCAGGACGACGCGCCCCGTGTGCAGGACGCCTACTCGGTGCGCTGCGCGCCCCAGGTCAACGGCGCGGGACGCGACACCCTCGACTACGCCGGGATCGTCGCGGGACGCGAACTGGCCTCCGCCGTCGACAACCCCGTCGTCCTGCCCGACGGCCGGGTCGAGTCCAACGGGAACTTCCACGGCGCCCCCGTCGCGTACGTGCTCGACTTCCTGGCGATCGTCGCGGCCGATCTCGGCTCCATCACCGAGCGCCGCACCGACCGGCTGCTGGACAAGAACCGCTCGCACGGGCTGCCGCCGTTCCTCGCCGACGACGCCGGGGTGGACTCGGGCCTGATGATCGCCCAGTACACCCAGGCCGCCCTGGTCAGCGAGATGAAGCGGCTCGCGGTCCCGGCCTCGGCCGACTCGATCCCGTCCTCCGCGATGCAGGAGGACCACGTCTCCATGGGCTGGTCGGCGGCGCGCAAGCTCCGTACCGCCGTCGACAACCTCGCCCGGATCGTCGCCGTCGAGCTCTACGCGGCGACCCGCGCCATCGAACTGCGCGCCGCCCAGGGCCTCGCCCCCGCGCCCGCCTCGCAGGCCGCCATCGAGGCGCTGCGTGCGGCAGGGGTCCAGGGGCCGGGGCCGGACCGCTTCCTGTCGCCGGACCTGGCCGCGGCGGACGCGTTCGTGCGCGCGGGGAAGCTGGTCGCGGCGGTCGAACCGGTGACCGGCCTGCTGGCCTAG
- a CDS encoding GGDEF domain-containing protein, producing the protein MGGDDARLRAVVSLAQAMAAAHTPRGSWRAAALGACEALGGSFAALSVWERGRGQLRVLVNAGERAEGEEEFPEAEAYPVHQFPEIAEFLHERWAGGGEPDAWVETADGSAGAMPGGDAGLREYGSGYGRERVAALRRRGRGCCVVAPIVLHGRAWGELYVARPVGAPVFGRADADFATVLAAVVAAGISQAERLEEVRKLAFTDPLTGLANRRAVDVRLDEAVERHRADGAVVSLVVCDLNGLKQVNDTHGHAVGDRLLERFGSVLSRCGAMLPGALAARLGGDEFCLLTVGPEADDVVRVATELCERAVELEQGDGVACGIASTGDPIGPVVSARRLFRLADAAQYRAKAARSVKPVVAGRDGEVLRLADSPPKPAHDRRHLRGSRP; encoded by the coding sequence ATGGGTGGTGATGATGCACGGCTGCGGGCCGTGGTTTCGCTTGCGCAGGCGATGGCGGCGGCACACACCCCGCGGGGGTCGTGGCGAGCGGCTGCGCTGGGGGCGTGCGAGGCGCTGGGCGGCAGCTTCGCCGCGCTCTCCGTGTGGGAGCGCGGGCGCGGGCAGCTGCGCGTGCTGGTGAACGCGGGTGAACGGGCCGAAGGGGAGGAGGAGTTCCCCGAGGCGGAGGCGTATCCGGTGCACCAGTTCCCGGAGATCGCCGAGTTCCTGCACGAACGGTGGGCCGGGGGCGGCGAACCGGACGCCTGGGTCGAGACCGCCGACGGCTCGGCGGGCGCGATGCCGGGCGGGGACGCGGGGCTGCGGGAGTACGGGAGCGGGTACGGCCGGGAGCGGGTGGCCGCCCTGCGCCGGCGCGGGCGCGGCTGCTGCGTGGTCGCGCCGATCGTGCTGCACGGGCGGGCCTGGGGCGAGCTGTACGTGGCCCGCCCGGTGGGGGCGCCGGTGTTCGGGCGGGCGGACGCGGACTTCGCGACCGTGCTGGCCGCGGTCGTCGCCGCCGGGATCTCCCAGGCCGAACGGCTCGAAGAGGTCCGCAAGCTCGCCTTCACCGATCCGCTCACCGGTCTGGCCAACCGCCGTGCCGTCGATGTGCGGCTGGATGAGGCGGTGGAGCGGCATCGGGCCGACGGGGCGGTGGTCAGTCTGGTCGTCTGTGATCTCAACGGTCTGAAGCAGGTCAACGACACCCATGGTCATGCGGTCGGCGACCGGCTGCTGGAACGTTTCGGCTCGGTGCTGTCCCGTTGCGGCGCCATGCTGCCCGGCGCGCTCGCGGCCCGGCTCGGCGGTGATGAGTTCTGTCTGCTCACGGTGGGCCCGGAAGCGGACGACGTGGTCCGGGTGGCCACCGAACTCTGCGAACGGGCAGTCGAGTTGGAGCAGGGGGACGGGGTGGCGTGCGGGATCGCGTCGACCGGTGATCCGATCGGCCCGGTGGTGTCGGCGCGGCGGCTGTTCCGGCTGGCGGACGCGGCCCAGTACCGGGCGAAGGCGGCCCGTTCGGTCAAACCGGTGGTGGCGGGGCGCGACGGTGAGGTGCTCCGGCTGGCCGACTCGCCGCCCAAGCCCGCGCACGACCGCCGCCATCTGCGGGGCAGCCGTCCCTGA
- a CDS encoding enoyl-CoA hydratase/isomerase family protein, which produces MTVTSEQRFGEFVVVRVHEGQEHVAELVLDRPRAMNAVSTDMARSIAAACVALAADPGVRVTVLTSSHERAFCVGADLKERNSFTDADLLRQRPTARSAYTGVLELPMPTIAAVHGFALGGGFELALSCDLIVADRTAVVGLPEVSVGVIPGGGGTQLLPRRIGAARAAELVFTARRVEAAEALDSGLVDELVEAGQDRTAALALAGRIAANSPVGLRAAKRALRLGHGLDLRAGLEVEDAAWRSVAFSGDRAEGVAAFNEKRKPNWPGE; this is translated from the coding sequence ATGACCGTCACGTCCGAGCAGCGGTTCGGGGAATTCGTCGTCGTACGGGTCCACGAGGGGCAGGAACACGTCGCCGAGCTGGTCCTCGACCGGCCCAGGGCGATGAACGCCGTGTCCACCGACATGGCCCGTTCGATCGCCGCCGCGTGCGTCGCGCTCGCCGCCGATCCCGGCGTACGCGTCACCGTCCTCACCTCCAGCCATGAGCGGGCCTTCTGCGTGGGCGCGGACCTGAAGGAGCGGAACTCCTTCACCGACGCCGATCTGCTGCGCCAGCGCCCCACCGCCCGGTCCGCGTACACCGGCGTGCTCGAACTGCCGATGCCGACGATCGCCGCCGTGCACGGGTTCGCGCTCGGGGGCGGATTCGAGCTGGCGCTGTCCTGCGACCTGATCGTCGCCGACCGCACGGCGGTGGTCGGCCTGCCCGAGGTGTCGGTCGGCGTCATCCCGGGCGGCGGCGGTACGCAGTTGCTGCCGCGGCGGATCGGTGCGGCGCGCGCCGCCGAGCTGGTCTTCACGGCCCGGCGGGTGGAGGCGGCCGAGGCGCTCGACAGCGGACTGGTCGACGAACTGGTGGAGGCCGGGCAGGACCGGACGGCCGCGCTGGCGCTCGCCGGCCGGATCGCCGCCAACTCGCCGGTGGGACTGCGGGCCGCCAAGCGGGCGCTGCGGCTCGGCCACGGCCTCGATCTCCGGGCCGGTCTCGAAGTCGAGGACGCCGCCTGGCGGTCGGTGGCCTTCTCCGGCGACCGGGCCGAGGGCGTGGCCGCGTTCAACGAGAAGAGGAAGCCGAACTGGCCCGGCGAGTGA